TCAAATACAGTGCCGATCTGCGCCCAATAGCGAGCTGGGGGAGCGGTGATATGGATCTCGGTGATGGTCGGCGGGCAACGATCACCGAGGGCGATCCGGCACGCAATGCAGCAGCACCACTCGGCTTTTTTGGGCCACGTGGGATCGCGGTTGATGCGGCGGATAATGTTTACATTGCCGATACCGGCAACAAGCGAATTGTCGTTACCGACAGTAATGGACAGTTCCTCTACCAGTTCGGTGGTGCCGGGAGTGCACCGGGTCAATTCAACGAGCCAACCAGTCTGGCGTTTGATGCGGCAGGTAATCTCTACGTGGCCGATACCTGGAACGGACGGGTACAGGTGTTCGGTCGTGGTGCTGATGGTCGCATTGATCCGATCCCACTGGCAACGTGGCCGGTGCCGGGCTGGCAGGCCAATACCTATGACGATCCGATGCTGGCTGTTAGCCCGGAGGGAACCGTCTACATTGCGGTACCGTCCCGTCAGCACGTGCTAACGGCAAACGCTGCCGGTGAACCATTGCTGCGGTGGACTGGGGTTGGCAGTGATAGTGTGCCAATCGCCAGTCCGAGTGGCATTGTCGTTGCGACTGATGGGAGTGTCTGGATTGTTGATCGCCTGAGTGGGCGAGCGGCACGCTTTAGTTTACCGGCGCTTGCGCCTTCGACACCATGATCGTTAGCGATTTTCGTCATCTTAATCATACCGTCTCGCCGGCGGCGACCGAACTTAGCGAAGCCTGGCAGCGTAGCCTGAGCAGGCTGGGAGATTATACGGCAATGGTGGTACGGGCGCTCAACCTGCGTCCCCAGGCCGCCGCACTCTATCGACAGACCGACCGCCATCTGTTGGTACGGCTGACCTTGTCGGGTGAGCATGTCATCCTGCGGGTAGCACCTGAAGATGATTTATCGGCCCATGTCACATTTTTACGCGGCCTGGCAGCAGGAGGGTTGCCGGGAGCACGCCTTATCCAGCGCGATTTGAGTAAAGCTTTTGTGCCGTTTGCCTACACGCTGGAGAGTTTTGTAGCCGGTAAAACTGCTGCCGATCTTGATGATGAACATCTGTTGCATAGTATTGCTCGCCAGGCCGGACGCGCCCTCCGTCGCTTGCACCGGCAACAAATGCCGGGTTTTGGCCGGCCAACCATCAGTGGTCGCTGGCCACGTCTGAGCTGGCGACACGTTTTGATCGCTATCGGGCAGCGTTTGGCCGGGTTGCCGATACCACAGTTGATCTTTAGCCCGGAAGAGGTACAGACATTACAGGCAGTTCTGCACGATCCACGCCTTGATTGCCCATCGCCGGTGCTGATGCATGGGAACTTTGGCCCACACGCCGTGCGCTGTACAGTCGGCGGTCAGCACGTACATCTTGAGGCGTTTGAGGAACCTGGTTGGTTCGTTAGTGGTGACGGCTTGTTTGATCTGGCATTCGGGTTGCGTGCCCATTTACCGGCAGCCTGGCGTGAAGGCTTGTACGAGGGCTATTGCAGTGCTGGAGCGTTGAGCGTGGCGGAAAGCGAGCGACTCCATCTGCTTTGCCTGTTGAGTTGTGCGTGGAGCGCGTGTGATCGCTATGCGCGGGGATTGCCGCACGAGACGGATGCTGAAGAGACCCGGCGGATGCTGGCTGCCGGTGTGGTAAGCTGATCTACGTGGTATTCAATCGGCTATCGATGTGGACGAGCGTATACCTGCCCTGTACCTGTCCAGATCGGAGCGCAGTGGACGCGCAGGGAATATCTGGTTTCTCATTGCTACGCTTTCAACACCTGTTGATAGCGTACAGTACCAGTTCAGGACACATCCATGAATGAACAGCAATCGATTCGGGTCTACGAGCACGCCGATGAGCTGTACCGGATGGCAGCGACATTTGTTGCTGAGCAGATTCGATCCGCAATTGATAATCGTGGGCAGGCGTTAATTGCGCTTTCGGGAGGAAGCCTGACCTCGCGCCTGTATCCATTGCTCGCGAATGCACCGTTGCGCGAACAGATTGACTGGAGCAGGGTGAGTATCGTATTTGCCGATGAACGGTATGTACCGTTCGACGACAGCGAGAACAATTATCGTGCGACACGACAGACGTTTCTCGATCACGTACCGGTACATGCCGATCAGGTTTTTCCGGTGCCGACCTACTATCGTGATCCGCAACAGGCAGCCACCATTTATCAGCAGCAGTTAACAGCGTTGCTGACAGCGCATGGCGGCCAGATTGACGTAGCATTGCTCGGCATGGGGCCGGATGGCCACACTGCATCGCTGTTTCCCCGGCATCCGGTTCTGACGGCAATTCCTGCCGGCGCATTGACTGTGGTTGTGGCCGATGCACCGAAACCACCACCACTGCGTCTGAGTTTAACGCCAGCCGCATTGAATACGGCACGCGCAGTGGTATTTGTGGTCAGCGGTGCCGACAAGGCAGCAGCCGTGGCAGCCGCGCTGGCCGATACCGGTGACGCAATGGCACAACCAACGCGCCTGATTAATCCGGTAGCAGGGACGGTCTATTGGATGCTGGATCGGGCAGCGGCAGAGAGGGTGACGCAGTAACCACGTGCGTCAACTATTCACGATGCCCATGCTCCGTGCTTTGCAGTGGTGCGAACGCGGCAAAGTGATATGTCAGCAGCCACGCAGCGTATCTGTTCACGATGTTCTTTCCGCACATTGAGGCGTATCGCTACCCGGGTTTTATTGTATTTCAGTTAATAGCCGGCACGAGCTGGTGACAGCCGCTCGTGCCGGGTGGCGAAGACTGAGATAGGGTTACGCTGTGTCACCACGTAATCGGCGTAGCTCAGCCTCAAGCTCACGCAGACGTGACTCGATGGCGGCACGGGCTTCGGCTTCGCGCCGGGCCTGTTCTTCGGCAAGCCGTGCCTGCGCCTCGGCCAGGGCACGGGCTTCGGCTTCGCGCTGGGCCTGTTCTTCGGCAAGCCGTGCCTGCGCCTCGGCCAGGGCACGGGCTTCAGCTTCGCGCCGGGCCTGTTCTTCGGCAAGCCGTGCCTGTGCCTCGGCCAGGGCACGGGCTTCAGCTTCGCGCCGGGCCTGTTCTTCGGCAGCGGCGCGGGCTGCGGCTTCGCGCCGGGCTTGCTGGGCCATCATCGTATAATCGCCCACAATCTCCCCTCGTTCGTTGTAGCACACCACGTGGTCATCCACGATCCCCAGCCAGAGCCGGGCGACATCCAGGTATATCCGCCCGTCTGCATCCGGCTTGTGCAGCACATAGCGCCGCCCTGCCAGGCGATAGTTGAGCAAGCGTAGCCGACGTGGCCCATGCCGGGATGTGTTGTCCACAATTACATATTGTGCCACCCTGGCGCGGGCATAATGTCTGACTTTGTCCTTTATATCTTTCTGACGGGTTTCTGGAGAGGTGATCTCGATGATTAATGCCGGTCGGTGACCCTCCTCCCGTACATCGAACGTACTCCAATCGAGCCGTTGAGCAATGCCGGGGATGACCATTACATCCGGGCCGTGCGGTCGCAGACCGGGCACGTCCCAGGCCACTCGCACATCGGTGAGTACGATGGCCTCACCCGTCGACTCAAGCCGCTCCCGCAACACGTTGGTGAGATACACCCGGTCGGTTTCGTGGCGGTCGCTATGCACGATGAAGTCTCCCACCTCCGGATGGAGGACATCGTCGAGGGTGAGTGGCACCTGTTCGAGATGATCGGGATCGTCGGGGGTGGGTCGGCGCACAAACCGCCAGCCGTAGCGAAACGGATCGTCCGTAGCCGGAGACGATGGGGCTGATACCAGTGTTGTTTCGGAGCGAGATTGACTCATGGTGATACCTCTCTCCCGGTGTGGGTATCGGTGTGAGTGCAGCATTAGAACTGTATTGTATCACACCGGCTGGGTTGCAAACTGATCGATGGGTAGTGGATACGTTCTGATGTGTGTCATACGGCAAACACGAACTGTCGCAGCGAGCAGGTGGGATAGATGAGAATGGCATTGTGTGCTCCTGGCTCAAAAAGCATCCCTTAAATAAACCGGGTGATGGTCACAAAAGTTACGCAAGATTTGGAACAGGGGTGAGCAGTTGCCAGGGTTATGGAGAGACAAGGTAAAAAGAGCAATGTGCTGAATGGTCTGGATCAGGCGGGCTGAGGTTTTTACTGAAGGTGGGTAAACGCCGCAGCGGCTGCAAATAGTCTACTCACACTGCTGTGAGGACGGGTAAAACATGCGAGAGATTGGGCATGAATATGCGCTGAACGCCATCATCACTGGCTTCTCTCCTGCGCAGCGGGCTATGCATTACCCACATGTCGCGCTGCGTTAGGCCGGGCTGCACGTGCTCTCCGTGGCGCAGGCTTCCAGCCTGCGTGGAGGCAATCCTCTCCACCGCTGTCGGGTGCCGGCCGTGGCCGATGGTGCGCAGGCATGAACCTGGTACAACAATACCTCTACGCGCAGGGATCGCATGCATGCCTGACCGACTGATGATCGGCACGAACACATCCAGCATCCCCGTGACCAGGATGGGTAACGGTGGGCCACGCGCCGGATCGTGAGTACGGCTGGCGCGGCAGCATGGCTGCCGCACTCCACACCGTGCGACACGCGCATAACGAGCGGGTACAGCAATCCATCCAGCACGTGCCGGCACGGCTGGAGTGGCGCCCTGCCGCCGGGCCAGTCGCTCACAACAGCACCTATGGTGATCATCCCCGCTGATACGCACGTGGTTGACACCAGGTATGGGTAATGCATAGCGCAGCGGGGGCGGGGGGATTCTATCAAATCTGAACCGACACTATGCATCATTCGGGTTGTAACAGCCGTGGTGAAGCGCTGTCAGGCGTACCACCAGCGGGTCGTCGCAGGTGTATTGACTGGTTTAGTATGTTGTTCAGCAGTGCGCTACGGCTCGCCCCCACCCTAATCCGCCCCCGCTGGGGGCGGGAACTATGGGTGCAGGATAGCTTTTGCTGTCGCAAGTTGGTTCAGGGGTGCGATATGCCGTCGGGTACAGATACTACAGGCTGGGGAGCGCGCGCCTCTAGCGCGCTCCCAGCTTGCAGCAGTGCGCGTGCCCGGCTTCCAGAGGGGCGCACCGGAGGCGTGCGCTCCCAGCTTGCAGCAGTGCGCGTGCCCGGCTTCCAGAGGAGGACGTCGGAGGCGCGTGCTCCCAGATCGCAGGCGAGCGCGTGCCCGGCTTCCAGAGGAGCGCACCGGAGGCGCGCACTCCCAGCTTGCAGGCGAGCGCGTGCCCGGCTTCCAGAAGGGCGCGCCGGAGGCGCGCGCTCCCATCTTGCAGGCGAGCGCGTGTCCGGCTTCCAGAGGGGTGCGCCGGAGGCGTGCGCTCCCAGCTTGCAGCAGTGCGCGTGCCCGGCTTCCAGAGGGGTGCGCCGGAGGCGCGCGCTCCCAGATCGCAGGCGAGCGCGTGCCCGGCTTCCAGAGGGGTGCGCCGGAGGCGCGCGCTCCCAGATCGCAGGCGAGCGCGTACCCGGCTTCCAGAGGGGTGCGCCGGAGGCGTGCGCTCCCAGATCGCAGGCGAGCGCGTGCCCGGCTTCCAGAGGGGTGCGCCGGAGGCGCGCGCTTCCAGCTTGCAGGCGAGCGCATGTCCGGCTTCCAGAGGGGCGAGGCGGAGGCGTGCGCACAACGGTGCAACACTCGTATCAAATCCGGTTGCATTGCAGGCATGACCCCTGCCGACGAGAGTCGTAGGGGCACGGCATGCCGTGCCCCTACAGTCTGGCGACCGCCTGCTTATGACGCGCCGGTGGTACACCTGAACGATGCACCTTGTTGAGCAAGATTTGATGTTAGGTGCATCGTTAGGGTGAGGTTGGATGGCGTATGACCTCTACCATCCAGATAGGATATTACCCCTACCGTTGCAGGGACCTATCGCCAGCCGCCAATGGCCTCGAAAATGGCGCGGTCGTGGTATGGTTGAGGGACTGTTGCCTGCGGTTGTGCCAACAGATATTCGGCCATCTCCTCGAAGGGGCGCGTGCATTCCTCTTTCCCCGGCCCCTCCATCTCGAAGAGGGTTTTACCGGCGAGCCGCGAGCGGCGAATGAGATCGTGGTACGGAACGCGCCCAATGACTTTGGTGCCGACCTTCTCGGCAAACTGGTCGAGCAGGTTGGTGCCACCGCCATATTCGTAGTCCACGCGATTGGCAATGATGCCGGCCAGTTTCACCTTGTGGCGCTGTGATTTTTGCGATATTGCCAGGCAGAGCCGGTTGGCGGCGAAGATGCTGTCGA
This genomic window from Chloroflexus aurantiacus J-10-fl contains:
- a CDS encoding aminoglycoside phosphotransferase family protein encodes the protein MIVSDFRHLNHTVSPAATELSEAWQRSLSRLGDYTAMVVRALNLRPQAAALYRQTDRHLLVRLTLSGEHVILRVAPEDDLSAHVTFLRGLAAGGLPGARLIQRDLSKAFVPFAYTLESFVAGKTAADLDDEHLLHSIARQAGRALRRLHRQQMPGFGRPTISGRWPRLSWRHVLIAIGQRLAGLPIPQLIFSPEEVQTLQAVLHDPRLDCPSPVLMHGNFGPHAVRCTVGGQHVHLEAFEEPGWFVSGDGLFDLAFGLRAHLPAAWREGLYEGYCSAGALSVAESERLHLLCLLSCAWSACDRYARGLPHETDAEETRRMLAAGVVS
- the pgl gene encoding 6-phosphogluconolactonase, encoding MNEQQSIRVYEHADELYRMAATFVAEQIRSAIDNRGQALIALSGGSLTSRLYPLLANAPLREQIDWSRVSIVFADERYVPFDDSENNYRATRQTFLDHVPVHADQVFPVPTYYRDPQQAATIYQQQLTALLTAHGGQIDVALLGMGPDGHTASLFPRHPVLTAIPAGALTVVVADAPKPPPLRLSLTPAALNTARAVVFVVSGADKAAAVAAALADTGDAMAQPTRLINPVAGTVYWMLDRAAAERVTQ
- a CDS encoding Uma2 family endonuclease, whose amino-acid sequence is MSQSRSETTLVSAPSSPATDDPFRYGWRFVRRPTPDDPDHLEQVPLTLDDVLHPEVGDFIVHSDRHETDRVYLTNVLRERLESTGEAIVLTDVRVAWDVPGLRPHGPDVMVIPGIAQRLDWSTFDVREEGHRPALIIEITSPETRQKDIKDKVRHYARARVAQYVIVDNTSRHGPRRLRLLNYRLAGRRYVLHKPDADGRIYLDVARLWLGIVDDHVVCYNERGEIVGDYTMMAQQARREAAARAAAEEQARREAEARALAEAQARLAEEQARREAEARALAEAQARLAEEQAQREAEARALAEAQARLAEEQARREAEARAAIESRLRELEAELRRLRGDTA